A genome region from Musa acuminata AAA Group cultivar baxijiao chromosome BXJ3-5, Cavendish_Baxijiao_AAA, whole genome shotgun sequence includes the following:
- the LOC103983941 gene encoding AP2-like ethylene-responsive transcription factor At1g79700, with protein MGKIQKNNSGNQKNVDKNDSSSSSSMKMKRTRRSVPRDSPSQRSSVFRGVTRHRWTGRYEAHLWDKNCWNESQNKKGKQVYLGAYDDEEAAAHAYDLAALKYWGHDTILNFPTSAYQEELKDMENQSREEYIGSLRRKSSGFSRGVSKYRGVARHHHNGRWEARIGRVSGNKYLYLGTYATQEEAATAYDIAAIEYRGLNAVTNFDLSRYIKWLQPKGLDAEPGSHGSAAQSMQQEDGISVRGISQFPEPREAGVATSSALDLLLQSSKFKEMLEKTSAESSSTSSTPGCDDKPTGCSFPDYIQTYFECQDNGGFIEEEDSIFGDLSTLISPITEFELDI; from the exons ATGGGCAAGATCCAAAAGAACAACTCCGGCAATCAGAAGAACGTCGACAAGaatgacagcagcagcagcagcagcatgaaGATGAAGAGAACAAGAAGAAGTGTGCCGAGAGACTCTCCTTCTCAGCGTAGCTCTGTCTTCCGCGGTGTGACAAG GCATCGATGGACAGGTCGATACGAGGCCCATTTGTGGGACAAGAACTGCTGGAATGAATCCCAGAACAAGAAAGGGAAACAAG TTTATCTTG GAGCCTATGACGATGAAGAGGCAGCGGCTCATGCGTACGACCTGGCAGCACTCAAGTATTGGGGCCATGACACCATTCTCAATTTTCCT ACATCGGCATACCAAGAAGAGCTCAAGGATATGGAGAATCAGTCCAGGGAGGAATATATTGGATCCTTAAGAAG GAAAAGCAGTGGGTTCTCAAGAGGTGTCTCAAAATACAGAGGTGTTGCGAG ACACCATCACAATGGGAGATGGGAAGCTCGGATTGGTCGGGTTTCCGGTAACAAGTACTTGTATCTTGGAACATATG CGACGCAGGAGGAGGCTGCAACCGCGTACGACATCGCCGCGATCGAGTACCGCGGCCTCAACGCCGTCACCAACTTCGACCTCAGCCGCTACATCAAATGGCTCCAACCCAAGGGGCTCGATGCCGAGCCAGGCAGCCACGGCAGTGCAGCGCAGAGCATGCAGCAGGAGGACGGGATTAGCGTGAGGGGGATCTCACAGTTCCCTGAACCAAGAGAAGCAGGAGTGGCCACATCGTCTGCACTTGATCTGCTGCTGCAGTCGTCAAAGTTCAAGGAGATGTTGGAGAAGACatctgcagagagcagtagtacgtCGTCGACACCCGGTTGTGATGACAAGCCAACCGGGTGCAGTTTTCCGGACTACATACAGACGTACTTCGAGTGCCAAGACAACGGGGGCTTCATCGAGGAAGAAGACTCCATCTTTGGGGATCTCAGCACTTTGATATCCCCCATCACCGAGTTCGAGCTCGACATATGA